Below is a window of Thermococcus sp. DNA.
GAATCCTGCGGAAAATTCTTAGCGGTGACTTCTACGGTATAGTTTTCTGCCAGACGAAGGTGGAAACAAGGGAGCTGGCTGAAAGGCTTAGAAAGGACGGCTTTAGGGCTGATGTCCTCAACGGTGACATGAGCCAGCCATCCAGGGAGAAAACCTTCAGGCGCTTTAAGGAAGGTAGAACAAGGGTTCTGGTTGCGACGGATGTTGCCGCTAGGGGTCTGGACGTCCCCGAGATTACCCACGTTGTTAACTACTCCATACCGATGAACGCGGAGCAGTACATCCACAGGATTGGGAGAACCGGGAGGATGGGCCGGAGGGGTAAGGCGATAACATTTATTCAGCCAGGAGAACTGAGAAGGTTTAGGCACATAGCAAGGCAGGCTGGCGTTGACGTCAGGAAGTCAGAGCTGAGCGAAGAACTGCCCAGGGAGTACCGCGAGATGGTTAGAAGGGATGAGCTTGAGAAGGAGTACAGGCGAAGATGGGGAAAGAACAGGCCGAGACAGAGGAGAAGGCGCCATTGAACTGCCCTTCATTTCCCTCTTCTATTTTCGTTGCGAGCATTGAATAAAGAGAGCGAGCTTTTCTGCGTCACAACAAAGGTTCTTAACGAGAAAACGGTGATAGAAGGGTTTTGGCGCCGGGGCAGGGATTTGAACCCTGGCGGGCAAACGCCCACGGACTCTCCAGGCCCGCGCCTTCCCAGGCTAGGCTACCCCGGCGCATAAAGGAGAGGAATCAGGAGATGAGCTCAATCTCGATGGTGACGTCCTCGGGAACGCGGATGCGCATAATCTGGCGCATGGCCCTTTCGTCGGCCTCGATGTCGACGAGCCTCTTGTGAACGCGAAGCTCCCAGCGGTCGAAGGTGGCCGAACCCTCTCCGTCCGGGCTCTTTCTGGTGGTTATCCTTATCCTCTTGGTCGGGAGCGGTATCGGACCACTCATCCTGACACCGGTTCTCTCGGCTATCTGCTTAATTTGGTCTGTGACCTCGTTGAGGGCCTTGATGTTTGTACTAGCAAGCTTAATCCTCGCCTTCTGCATTTCCGTCCCTCCTAAGGTTTAGGAAGTAAAGGAAAGGCCGGAGAAATCACTCGGCCTTCTGGATGGAGATAACCATACCGGCAGCGACGGTCT
It encodes the following:
- the rpsJ gene encoding 30S ribosomal protein S10, whose protein sequence is MQKARIKLASTNIKALNEVTDQIKQIAERTGVRMSGPIPLPTKRIRITTRKSPDGEGSATFDRWELRVHKRLVDIEADERAMRQIMRIRVPEDVTIEIELIS